From a region of the Oryza sativa Japonica Group chromosome 6, ASM3414082v1 genome:
- the LOC4341699 gene encoding GDP-L-fucose synthase 1 has translation MGTVTTADPHASFLADKGGKVFVAGHRGLVGSAILRHLVSLGFTNVVVRTHAELDLTRQSDVEAFFAAELPRYVVLAAAKVGGIHANSTFPADFIAANLQIQTNVVDAALKCGSVRKLLFLGSSCIYPKFAPQPIPENSLLSGPLEPTNEWYAVAKIAGIKMCQAYRIQHGFDAISAMPTNLYGPQDNFHPENSHVLPALIRRFHEAKASNAAEVVVWGTGSPLREFLHVDDLADAVIFLMDHYSGLEHVNVGSGSEVTIKELAELVKEVVGFQGKLVWDSSKPDGTPRKLMDSSKIQEMGWKPKVPLKEGLVETYKWYVENVISAKK, from the exons ATGGGCACCGTCACCACCGCCG ATCCGCACGCCTCCTTCCTCGCCGACAAGGGCGGCAAGGTgttcgtcgccggccaccgcggccTCGTCGGCTCCGCCATCCTCCGCCACCTCGTCTCCCTCGGCTTCACCAACGTGGTCGTCCGCACCCACGCCGAGCTCGACCTCACCCGCCAGTCCGACGTCGAGGCCTTcttcgccgccgagctcccccgctacgtcgtcctcgccgccgccaaggtCGGCGGCATCCACGCCAACTCCACCTTCCCGGCCGACTTCATCGCCGCCAACCTCCAGATCCAGACCAacgtcgtcgacgccgcgctCAAATGCGGCTCcgtccgcaagctcctcttcctcgGCTCCTCCTGCATCTACCCCAAGTTCGCGCCGCAGCCGATCCCGGAGAactccctcctctccggccCCCTCGAGCCCACCAACGAGTGGTACGCCGTCGCCAAGATCGCCGGAATCAAGATGTGCCAGGCTTACCGCATCCAGCACGGCTTCGACGCCATCTCGGCCATGCCCACCAACCTCTACGGCCCGCAGGACAACTTCCACCCGGAGAATTCACACGTCCTGCCCGCACTGATCCGCCGGTTCCATGAGGCGAAGGCGTCCAATGCCGCGGAGGTTGTCGTCTGGGGCACTGGCTCGCCGCTGCGTGAATTCTTGCACGTCGATGACCTTGCAGATGCGGTGATCTTCTTGATGGATCACTACTCGGGGCTGGAGCATGTCAATGTAGGAAGCGGGAGCGAGGTGACGATCAAGGAGCTCGCGGAGCTGGTGAAGGAGGTGGTTGGGTTCCAGGGGAAGCTGGTATGGGACTCTAGCAAACCCGATGGCACACCGAGGAAGCTCATGGATAGTTCCAAGATACAGGAGATGGGGTGGAAGCCCAAGGTCCCCCTCAAGGAGGGGCTCGTCGAGACATACAAGTGGTATGTCGAGAATGTCATCTCTGCGAAGAAGTAG
- the LOC107276853 gene encoding E3 ubiquitin-protein ligase GW2, whose amino-acid sequence MGNVAIGVGRRRRRWPEVEERLTQPRRLLRQLSDVDSGRLRRLIRSGDLAPCFDAAEDDAGLDEDCPICFYFYPSLNRSKCCGKGICTECFLQLIPSKSSKVVHCPFCKTASYAVEYRGNRAKREKKLDQQKEQNTSESKKKIQSKSQIADELVQP is encoded by the exons atgggCAACGTCGCGATCGGCgtggggcggcggaggcggcgctggccggaggtggaggagcggcTCACGCAGCCGCGGAGGCTCCTCCGCCAGCTGTCCGACGTGGACTCCGGCCGGCTTCGGAGGCTCATCCGCTCCGGCGACCTCGCCCCGTGCTTTGATGCCGCCGAGGACGACGCTGGCCTCGACGAGGATTGCCCCATTTGCTTCTAC TTCTATCCGAGCCTGAATCGATCCAAGTGTTGCGGCAAGGGGATCTGCACAG AATGCTTCTTGCAACTGATTCCGTCCAAGTCTTCGAAAGTTGTCCA CTGTCCTTTCTGCAAAACCGCATCCTACGCAGTTGAGTATCGAGGCAATCGAGCCAAAAGGGAGAAGAAACTGGATCAACAA AAGGAACAGAACACCAGTGAGTCTAAGAAGAAAATACAGTCTAAGTCTCAGATTGCTGATGAACTTGTTCAACCTTAG